A stretch of Telopea speciosissima isolate NSW1024214 ecotype Mountain lineage chromosome 11, Tspe_v1, whole genome shotgun sequence DNA encodes these proteins:
- the LOC122646233 gene encoding secreted RxLR effector protein 161-like, which translates to MEDCKPVSTPMMTRCKLTKDDASPSVDHTTYRSMIRSLLYLTVSRPDILQAVCMVARFQVGPKETHVAAMKRIFRYLKGSIDYGLWYPRTKDFTLSAYSDANWAGDVDDRKSTSGGAFYLGGSLVAWHSKKQDSVSLSTAEAEYIAATSCCT; encoded by the coding sequence ATGGAAGACTGCAAACCTGTTAGTACACCCATGATGACTAGATGCAAGTTGACTAAAGATGATGCATCCCCATCAGTTGATCACACCACTTATAGGTCAATGATTAGAAGTCTCTTGTACTTGACAGTTAGTAGACCTGATATCTTGCAGGCTGTGTGTATGGTTGCAAGATTTCAAGTTGGGCCCAAAGAAACTCATGTAGCAGCTATGAAGAGAATTTTTAGGTACTTGAAAGGTAGCATTGACTATGGCTTGTGGTACCCTAGAACCAAGGACTTCACATTATCAGCTTATTCAGATGCAAACTGGGCAGGTGATGTGGATGATAGGAAAAGCACCAGTGGTGGTGCATTCTATTTGGGTGGCAGTTTAGTGGcttggcatagcaagaagcaagATTCGGTCTCCCTTTCTACTGCAGAGGCTGAGTATATAGCAGCCACATCATGTTGTACATAG
- the LOC122646095 gene encoding probable cinnamyl alcohol dehydrogenase 1 — protein sequence MSTEGATENCLAWAARDDSGFLSPYTFNRRAVGSDDVSVKITHCGICYADVVWTRNKFGDSMYPVVPGHEIAGIVLEVGSNVQNFKVGDHVGVGTFVNSCRDCEYCNDFLEVHCAKGAIRTFNSVDVDGTITKGGYSSYIVVLERYCHKIPDNYPLASAAPLLCAGITVYTPMMRHKMNQPGKSLGVIGLGGLGHMAVKFGKAFGLNVTVLSTSISKKEDALNLLGADKFVISSDKDQMKTLEKSLDFIIDTASGDHSFDMYLSLLKTGGAMAVVGVPSEIKFHPINLILGMRSISGSATGGTKLKQEMIDFCAANKIYPEIEVIPVQYVNEALERMINSDVKYRFVIDIENSLK from the exons ATGAGCACAGAAGGAGCAACTGAGAACTGCTTAGCATGGGCAGCAAGGGATGATTCTGGATTTCTATCTCCCTATACCTTCAATCGCAG GGCTGTTGGATCTGATGATGTTTCTGTTAAAATAACACACTGTGGAATATGTTATGCGGATGTCGTGTGGACTAGAAATAAATTTGGAGACTCAATGTATCCTGTGGTGCCTGG ACATGAGATTGCTGGAATTGTCTTGGAGGTTGGTTCCAATGTTCAAAACTTCAAAGTcggtgatcatgttggagttggAACATTTGTGAACTCTTGCAGAGATTGCGAGTATTGTAATGATTTTCTAGAAGTTCACTGTGCTAAGGGAGCAATCCGCACTTTTAATAGCGTTGATGTCGATGGTACAATTACGAAAGGTGGATATTCCAGTTATATTGTGGTTCTTGAAAG GTACTGTCATAAGATACCTGATAACTACCCTTTAGCTTCAGCAGCGCCATTGTTATGTGCTGGAATTACGGTTTACACTCCCATGATGCGCCATAAGATGAACCAACCTGGTAAGTCTCTTGGTGTGATTGGGCTCGGTGGCCTTGGACATATGGCTGTGAAGTTCGGAAAGGCATTTGGGCTAAATGTCACAGTTTTAAGCACAAGTATATCCAAGAAGGAAGATGCTTTAAATCTCCTTGGAGCAGACAAATTTGTGATCTCATCAGATAAGGACCAGATGAAG ACCTTAGAAAAATCCCTGGACTTCATTATTGACACTGCATCCGGGGATCATTCATTTGATATGTACTTGTCACTCTTGAAGACTGGTGGTGCTATGGCAGTGGTGGGTGTCCCAAGTGAGATCAAGTTTCATCCTATAAACCTTATTCTAG GTATGAGAAGCATCTCAGGAAGTGCCACAGGTGGTACTAAATTGAAACAAGAAATGATAGATTTCTGTGCTGCCAACAAAATATATCCAGAGATTGAAGTCATTCCCGTTCAATACGTAAATGaagcacttgagaggatgataAACAGTGATGTGAAATACCGTTTTGTGATTGATATCGAGAACTCCTTGAAGTAA